The sequence below is a genomic window from Flagellimonas marinaquae.
GGTAAAAGTAAGACGCAAGCGACAAGCAGAGGGAGTTACCTATAAAACCTGCCCCACTTGTAATGGAACCGGACAGATTACCAAGATCACCAATACGATATTGGGTAGAATGCAAACGGCGACCACATGTACCACTTGTGGCGGCGCCGGACAAACTATTGATAAAAAGCCTGCAGGAGCAGATGCACAGGGATTAATTGTGGAAGAAGAAACAGTTTCCATTAAAATTCCACCAGGTGTAGAGGACGGTATGCAATTAAAAGTATCCGGCAAGGGTAATGATACTCCCGGAAACGGAATCGCAGGTGACCTCTTGGTAGCCATTGAAACCCTTGAACACGAAACGCTAAAGCGCGAAGGAGACAATTTACATTACGACCTTTATATAAGTATGCCAGAAGCAGTTCTTGGAAGTTCCAAAGAAATAGATGCCATTGGCGGAAAGGTTCGTATAAAATTGGAATCCGGTATTCAGTCGGGAAAAATTTTGAGACTCCGAGGAAAGGGAATCAATAGCCTAAATGGCTATGGCAGTGGTGATTTGCTGGTGCATGTAAACGTTTGGACCCCTAAAAACATAAATAAAGAGCAGAAGGAGTTTTTTGAACGTATGCAGGGCGACGACAACTTTGCCCCAAGTCCCGAAAAATCGGATAAATCCTTTTTTGAAAAGGTAAAAGACATGTTCTCTTAAGAATAAAAACCTTCTGTTTAAATAAAAAACGTATATTTGAAACTGATGTTGGGTGACCGATATCTAATTTTCTTTTTCATAGCAATTTTTTTCCCATCCTTGATTTTTTTAAGGGTGGGTTTTTGTTTTTATAGAAAATGCAGGTTATCTGCAAATACATATCTTTGAAAAAATACTATACATGGATCATATCCTTGTTGCCGAAAATGTGACCAAATCGTACGGCAACTATACTGCCTTGAGCAACATATCTCTTCAAATACCCAAGAACTGCATATACGGACTATTGGGTCCCAATGGTGCGGGCAAAACCTCGTTCATAAGAATTATTAATCAGATTACGCACCAAGATTCCGGAGAAATTTTTTTAAATGGAGAGCCGTTGGCGCCAAAGCATATCGCTTCCATAGGGTACTTGCCCGAGGAAAGAGGCTTGTACAAAAGCATGAAGGTAGGGGAGCAGGCCCTTTATTTGGCACAGTTAAAAGGGCTGTCCAAGAGCGAGGCCAAGACTCGATTAAAATATTGGTTCGATAGATTGGATATTGGGGATTGGTGGGATAAAAAGATTCAGGAACTCTCTAAAGGCATGGCCCAGAAGATTCAATTTATTGTAACGGTATTGCACGAGCCAAAGTTGTTGATTTTTGATGAACCTTTTAGTGGTTTCGATCCAATAAACGCAAACATCATAAAAGACGAAATTCTGCAATTAAAGGAAAATGGAACTTCGATCATTTTCTCTACGCACCGGATGGAATCGGTCGAAGAACTTTGCGAGCACATTGCCTTGATCCATAAATCCGAGAAAATATTGGATGGGAAGCTATCCGACATCAAAAAGGCATACAAGAACAATATTTTTAATGTGGGCGTACAATTGGAATCGGACGTTGTTATATTCCTGCAAACACTAAAGGAAAAATTCAATATACTTTCCTCGGATATTGATGAGGTTGAGCAACAGGTTAATTTTAAGGTGCAGTTACCGTCGTCCCAAACAGGCGAAATTTTGACAGAACTTTCCAAAACTACGAACATAAATAGGTTTGAAGAAACCATTCCTTCGGCCAACGATATTTTTATACAAACCGTAAATAGCAAGGATAATGGCAAGTAAGCTTGGACTGATCATAAAACGGGAATATTTGGCCAAGGTCCGAAATCGTTCCTTTATAGTGATGACGATATTGAGTCCACTTCTAATTGTTGGGATGATCGTGCTAATCGCTTATTTGGCAAAGATCAATGATGATGAAACAAGGGTCGTGTCGGTTCTTAACGAAAGTGCATTTTTTCTGGATGAATTAAAGCCTTCAAAAAGTACCTCCTACGTTTATTTTGATGATTTAACCTTGCAGCAAGCCAAAGATTCTACCAATACTTTGGAGTATTATGGATTGTTGTACATACCCAATCTGCCTTCGGTGGAAGAAGCTGCCAAAAATAGTTATCTGTTTACCAAGGACAATCCCAATACATCCATAACAAAAGAATTGGAAGCCGTTTTTCAAAAAAAATTAAGACAAGATCGTTTGCAAAAGCTCGGGGTATCGGCAGAACAGTTCTCGAGCGTGGAAAAATCCTTTGAGATCAACCTGTCAACATTTGAAGGCGAAAAAAGTATCAAGGGAATCAATGAGATCAAGGCATTTATAGGAGGTGGTTTTGGTTATGCGATTATGATGTTCATTATCATTTACGGTGGGTTCGTTATGCGGAGCGTGATCGAAGAGAAAACCAGCCGGATCATAGAAGTGATCATATCTTCGGTAAAACCATTTCAGTTGATGCTGGGAAAAATAATAGGCAATTCTTTGGCAGGGATTACACAGTTTTCCATTTGGATCGTCTCTGCATCGGCATTAATGTTTGTCGCTGTTCTAATTTTTGGGATAGATCTCTCGGCACTTTCCGGGGAATCGGCAATGCCTACAGGGCCGATGGGAAGCATGTCGCAATTGGGGGCAATGGATACCGAAATGATGCTGTATGCCAAGGAAATCTACGATATTCCTTGGGGGTTGCTCATTGTGTCCTTTTTTATCTACTTTATTCTCGGTTACCTTATATATAGTTCCATTTATGCGGCGATCGGTGCAGCAGTGGATAATGAGACGGATACACAGCAATTTATCTTTCCTATTATATTACCTTTAATGTTGGCTATTTATGTGGGATTCTTTTCTGTTTTTAGCAATCCTCACGGGCCCATTGCAGTTGGGTTTTCATTGTTTCCATTAACATCGCCCATTGTAATGTTGATGCGATTACCGGGCGGGATTGGTGAGGGCGGCGTACCTTTATGGCAGTTTATCACCTCGATTTTGTTGTTGGTCATTACCTTTTTTGGTATTGTATCGTTGGCGGCCAAGATTTATAGAACAGGTATTTTAATGTACGGTAAAAAACCTACCTACAAGGAATTGATTAAATGGTTAAGATATTAGGATCTTATGCAAGAAGGCGCAGAGGACATAAAAGAAATTATTAAGGAGGATGTTTGGGGGACCATTAAGGATTTCCTCGACTTGGGGTTCCATCTTGGTGAAGGTGAAAAATCCATTGACCTTACCATAGGTCTGCTCCTACTGTTAACGGTGACATTGATCGCCACAAAGTTTATCCTTAAATGGTTGCGCAACATCTTTACCAGGAAGATGGAACAAGAGGACAAACAAAAATTCTCCAGCGTTTTTAAATTTATCAATTATGTGATTTATCTGGTGGCCGTGCTTGTAACATTGAGCGCGGCCGGGGTGGATATCACCCTGATCATTACGGCATCGGCGGCACTTTTTGTAGGGCTTGGCCTTGCATTGCAGGAGTTGTTCAAGGATATCCTTGGCGGAATATTTATAATCGTGGACAAATCGCTCCAAGTAGGCGATGTAGTAGAGGTGGACGGTAAAGTGGGAAAGGTGTTCGAGATCAAATTAAGAACCACTAGGGCCATTACCCGCGACGACAAAGTTCTTATTCTCCCCAACCATAAGTTTATAAGTGATATTGTCTACAACTACACCCAAAACCATAAAACCACTCGCGAAAAGGTTAGTGTGGGTGTGGCATATGGGAGCGATGTGGATTTGGTGACCAAAATATTGGAAGAAGTGGCCCATAATCAACGACAGGTACTCAAAAACCCCAAACCCTTTGTTTTATTCGAGGATTTTGGGGATTCCGCACTTATGTTCTCCGTGTATTTCTTTACCAATGATACCTTTAGGGATCCACGGATAAAAAGTGAGATGAGATATAAGATCAATGCCAAGTTCAAGGAGAGCAACATTAGTATTCCTTTTCCGCAGCGCGATATACATATTATTCAGCCTAAACAATAAATAGACATAAAAACCATAGTTCATCATAGTACAATCTGGAAGTGGTTCGCTTTCATTGTAACACTAAGCAGTTCCAATCTTTGCGCGCAGAGCACGGATATTTTGAGGGTGGAGTATCTGAATATTCCTGAAAATGATACAGGGATAAAGACACAGCGGTACAAAGCGTTGATAAATTTGCCCATAAAACTCAACGAGAAAAAAGATTACCTGATCACAGGATTGGAATATAACCGTTTCGATATGGGATATTCCGCCGATCTGCCGTTCGATAAAAGCGAGTTGATTCGATTTCATGTTCTTGATTTGAACCTGGGGTTTATAACCAAATGGAACGAAAATTGGAACTTGGTGACCATACTTACACCTCGATTTGCCTCTAATTTTGTTAGCGGTACCATTACAGACGATTTTTTTATGAACGCAACCGCTACTTTTTGGAAGGAACGGGCCGATGCGGATAAACCTTACCGTATTGTACTTGGTTTAACCTACAACAGCACAACAGGATTGCCGGTACCATTGCCATTGGTGAATTACTATAGAAAATTTCATCCTAATTGGTCGTTTACCTTCGGGATACCTAAATCCAGTATTAAGCATCACATCAACAACAGGCACTCTTTGGAAATGGCATTATTATTGGATGGTTACTTCATAAATCTTCAGAACGGAATTGAACTGGAGAATGGTCAGGTGGCTTCAAAAATATCGTTGACCTCTTTACTGGGAACTTTGGTGTATCAGTACAATATTTCCAAGCGGATGTCCATTTTTGCCATGTTGGGGAAAACCATTGTTCAAGAAGGAATGTTAAGAAATGATGATCAAGGCAAGGTTTATTTATTGAATGACGAGTCAAATTTTTATATTAGGACTGGTTTCAAAATTGGAATTTTTTAAAACGTAGCATATGTCTAAAATTTTGGTGATCGAAGATGAATCGGCAATTAGAAGAGTACTGGTGAAAATATTGGCAGAAGAGAGCGATGATTATAATGTAGTGGAGGCCGAGGATGGCAAAGCAGGGATCGATCTGATTAAAAAAGAAGATTTCGACCTTGTACTTTGCGATATTAAAATGCCAAAAATGGACGGTGTCGAAGTTTTGGAGGCCGCTAAAAAAATTAAGCCCGAAATACCATTTATAATGATTTCCGGCCACGGTGATCTGGATACCGCCGTGAATACCATGAGATTGGGTGCCTATGATTATATTTCCAAACCACCGGACCTTAATCGATTGCTTACTACGGTTAGGAATGCCTTGGATAGAAAAGAGCTGGTGGTCGAGAACAAAGTGCTCAAGAAAAAAATATCCAAAAATTATGAAATGATCGGTGAGAGCAATGAAATTGGATCAATAAAGGAGATGATCGAAAAAGTGGCCCCGACCGATGCAAGAGTGCTTATTACGGGCTCCAATGGTACCGGAAAGGAATTGGTGGCACACTGGCTGCACGAAAAAAGCCCGCGTTCTTCTTCGCCATTTGTAGAGGTCAATTGTGCGGCGATTCCGTCCGAATTGATAGAGAGTGAACTCTTTGGGCACGTGAAAGGTGCATTTACCTCTGCGGTAAAGGACAGGGCAGGAAAATTTGAAGCAGCCAACAAGGGGACCATTTTTTTGGACGAAATCGGGGATATGAGCCTTTCCGCACAGGCAAAAGTCTTGCGTGCCCTCCAAGAGAACAAGATAAGCCGTGTAGGTTCCGATAAGGATATAAAGGTGGATGTTCGCGTGCTGGCGGCTACCAATAAAGATTTAAAAAAAGAGATCGAGGAAGGAAAATTCCGGGAAGATCTTTATCATCGTTTAGCGGTAATCTTGATCAAAGTACCGGCCCTTAATGATAGGCGTGATGATATACCATTGCTCATAGAGCATTTTTCCAATAAAATAGCATCCGAACAAGGAACCGGGCAAAAAACGTTCTCCAAAAAGGCGATAGACCTGCTCAAAAGTTATGACTGGACGGGCAATGTGCGGGAACTCAGAAATGTAGTGGAGCGTTTGATCATTTTAGGTGGTAAGGAGGTATCCGAAGAGGATGTGAAGTTATTTGCCAGCAAGTAATTTACTGGCAATTCTCCAATTCCGCTAGGGCCTCTTTTGTTAAAGTTTTTACGCGTTGGTGGTATTCTTTTTTATGTTGGGATAGTTTGGTATTGAGCAATATTAACCGTGATTCCTCATAAATATTCGTAATAAACCTTCGGGCATCTTCACAATCTACATCGGACACCACTTTGTTCAATGAAGACTCAAAGCCCAAAAGACATTGGTGGACCTGTTTTTTTACCGTGGAGCCTTGTGTCAACATCATGCCATCGTCAAAATCCAGGACATCCGAAGTGTTCATTACCAATACGTTGCTTCCGTACTCACTGGAGGTTTCTTTTTCGAAATCCTTTAGGACTTTAATGCCGATGATCGTAGTCTCTAAAGCTTTGTGCAATTCCAATTTTGAGTTGTTAAGATCACTGGCCTTGGTCGCCGATTTTAACATGGAAAGTGTGGTTTCAAGACTTTCAATGGCACCTTCACAACCACAATCCAAAAAATTATCCTTGGTCTTCTCGATTCCGTTCAATGCCTTGTAAGCGTGGTACCTGGCCATGTTCAGGTTCTTGGACATTGCAGCATCTTCTATTTTACTTTTGATGTATTCCAGATTGGAACTTGCATACTGGCAAGCATTGGTGGGTTTGCTAAAGGAGCTCAATAGTAAAAGAACTATTAAACCAATAGCAAAGACTATTAGTAGAAGTAGGTTCTTCCTTTTCATAACGCTTTTAGATTTGGGACTTTGCGTCACTGATTTTTCTAAAGTTACATGCACAGCACCTAAACGGGGAATTAGATCGATTAAATAACCAACTTTGGGTACAAGAGGTCAAAATATCGATGAAATACACTGATTGGGTTACAGTTGAAGGTATAAGCAAAAAGAATTATATTCATTCCCATGAAAAAAATCAGAACAGAAGAATATAGGATAAAGGATACTATTAAACTCTCTGAATTAGCGACCCATGAAGATTTCGACCTATCCGACAAAGAGTTAAAGGAGAAACTGGGGGAAGTCCGTAAAGACTTGGGAGAGTTCCAGGATACGTTATATGCCCACGGCAAATATGGGGTGCTGGTTTGTTTACAGGGAATAGATACAGCAGGGAAGGATAGTCTAATTCGCGAAGTATTTAAGGATTTTAATGCTCGTGGCGTTGTAGTTCACAGTTTTAAGGTGCCCTCTGCAAAAGAAAAAAAGCACGACTATATTTGGCGACATTATATTGCACTGCCCGAAAGGGGAAAGTTCTCGGTCTTTAATAGGACACATTACGAGAATGTGTTGGTCACAAAGGTGCATCCAGAATATATTTTGGGCGAAAATCTACCCAACGTTCAAACCGTGAATGATATTGACGATGAGTTTTGGGCCAAACGCTACAGGCAAATCAATGATTTTGAAAGGCACATTGCGGAGAACGGAACCATTATTTTTAAATTTTTCCTGCACCTGTCCAAAGAAGAACAGCGCCAACGTTTGTTGAGAAGATTGGAGCTTAAGCGAAAAAATTGGAAATTTTCCCCTGCCGATCTTGAGGAAAGAAAGCTTTGGGACACGTACGAGGCATGCTACGAAGAGGCTCTGAACAAAACAGCTAAAGAACACGCACCTTGGTATGTAATTCCTGCGGACAATAAAAAAGCGGCAAGGTTAATAGTGGCCACCATTATGTTGGAAGCGTTAAAAAAGTACAAAGATATTCGCGAACCCGAGCTTGACGATGAAATAAAAGCTAACTTGGAAATGTTTAAACAACAACTGGAAAAAGAAACCCCATGAGAACAATCTTATTTTTGACCATTTTTCTCGTCAGTACACCATTTTTTTCTCAGAACGAAGATGAAAAACAAATCAAGGCAATCTATGACAAAGCCTTGACCAACGGTAAAGCTTATGATTGGCTCAATCACTTGTCCAATCAAATAGGAGGGAGGTTATCCGGGTCCGTGCAGGCACAACAAGCTGTAGATTACACCAAGGCCCAACTAGAACTGCTCGGATTGGACAAAGTTTGGTTGCAACCTGTAATGGTGCCAAAATGGGTTAGGGGCATACCTGAATTTGCTTATTTGGAGACCAAGCCAGGCTTAACCACCAATGTACCCATTTGTGCGCTCGGTGGTTCGGTTGCTACACCGGATGGAGGTTTAAAGGCCAGCGTGGTCGAAGTACAGGGGATAGAAGACCTTGAGAAATTGGGCAAAGAAGCCATACAGGGCAAAATAGTCTTTTACAACCGCCCCATGGATCCAACTAAAATAAACACCTTTTCTGCGTATGCCAGTTGTGCGGACCAACGCTATTCTGGAGCAGCAGAAGCATCTAAATATGGGGCAGTGGGAGTTATTGTACGCTCCTTGAACCTTAGATTGGACGATTACCCGCACACAGGATCTATGGCCTATGGAAATATTCCGGTAAACCAGAGGATTCCAGCGGCGGCCATAAGCACCAAGGGAGCCGAGCTTTTAAGTACCACTCTAAAGCTAAATCCGGATGCAAAATTTTATTTTAAACAAAATTGCAAGCAATTGGACGATGTTATGTCCTATAACGTGATAGGAGAAATAACGGGCAGTATTTATCCCGATGAAATTATGCTGGTTGGTGGGCATCTGGATTCCTGGGATTTGGGGGATGGCTCACATGATGATGGGGCCGGATGCGTACAAAGTATGGATGTGTTACGGCTGTTGAAGGAAACCGGTTATAAACCCAAACGAACCCTACGTGTTGTATTGTTTATGAATGAAGAGAACGGCTTGCGAGGCGGTAAGGAATATGCCAAAGTGGCCCAGAGTAAAAAGGAGAAGCATATTTTTGCACTTGAGAGTGATTCCGGAGGATTTACGCCACGGGGTTTTTCCATAGATGCCGACCCGGAAAACCTTAAACAGATCCAGGGCTGGAGAAGTTTGTTTGAACCATATTTGATTCATCTCTTTCAAGAAGGAGGCAGTGGTGCCGATATTGGCCCTTTAAAAAACGATGGAATTGTACTTGCAGGTTTACGACCCGATTCGCAACGTTATTTTGATCATCACCACGCAGAAACCGACACTTTTGAACATGTAAATAAACGAGAGTTGGAACTTGGCGCGGCAACAATGGCAAGTTTGGTTTATCTTATAGACAAATACGGTACTGTTCCCCCCACGAAAATCAAAGGGTAATCTATTAAAATTAA
It includes:
- a CDS encoding M20/M25/M40 family metallo-hydrolase; this encodes MRTILFLTIFLVSTPFFSQNEDEKQIKAIYDKALTNGKAYDWLNHLSNQIGGRLSGSVQAQQAVDYTKAQLELLGLDKVWLQPVMVPKWVRGIPEFAYLETKPGLTTNVPICALGGSVATPDGGLKASVVEVQGIEDLEKLGKEAIQGKIVFYNRPMDPTKINTFSAYASCADQRYSGAAEASKYGAVGVIVRSLNLRLDDYPHTGSMAYGNIPVNQRIPAAAISTKGAELLSTTLKLNPDAKFYFKQNCKQLDDVMSYNVIGEITGSIYPDEIMLVGGHLDSWDLGDGSHDDGAGCVQSMDVLRLLKETGYKPKRTLRVVLFMNEENGLRGGKEYAKVAQSKKEKHIFALESDSGGFTPRGFSIDADPENLKQIQGWRSLFEPYLIHLFQEGGSGADIGPLKNDGIVLAGLRPDSQRYFDHHHAETDTFEHVNKRELELGAATMASLVYLIDKYGTVPPTKIKG
- a CDS encoding ABC transporter permease, with product MASKLGLIIKREYLAKVRNRSFIVMTILSPLLIVGMIVLIAYLAKINDDETRVVSVLNESAFFLDELKPSKSTSYVYFDDLTLQQAKDSTNTLEYYGLLYIPNLPSVEEAAKNSYLFTKDNPNTSITKELEAVFQKKLRQDRLQKLGVSAEQFSSVEKSFEINLSTFEGEKSIKGINEIKAFIGGGFGYAIMMFIIIYGGFVMRSVIEEKTSRIIEVIISSVKPFQLMLGKIIGNSLAGITQFSIWIVSASALMFVAVLIFGIDLSALSGESAMPTGPMGSMSQLGAMDTEMMLYAKEIYDIPWGLLIVSFFIYFILGYLIYSSIYAAIGAAVDNETDTQQFIFPIILPLMLAIYVGFFSVFSNPHGPIAVGFSLFPLTSPIVMLMRLPGGIGEGGVPLWQFITSILLLVITFFGIVSLAAKIYRTGILMYGKKPTYKELIKWLRY
- a CDS encoding ABC transporter ATP-binding protein → MDHILVAENVTKSYGNYTALSNISLQIPKNCIYGLLGPNGAGKTSFIRIINQITHQDSGEIFLNGEPLAPKHIASIGYLPEERGLYKSMKVGEQALYLAQLKGLSKSEAKTRLKYWFDRLDIGDWWDKKIQELSKGMAQKIQFIVTVLHEPKLLIFDEPFSGFDPINANIIKDEILQLKENGTSIIFSTHRMESVEELCEHIALIHKSEKILDGKLSDIKKAYKNNIFNVGVQLESDVVIFLQTLKEKFNILSSDIDEVEQQVNFKVQLPSSQTGEILTELSKTTNINRFEETIPSANDIFIQTVNSKDNGK
- a CDS encoding DUF6268 family outer membrane beta-barrel protein; the protein is MEYLNIPENDTGIKTQRYKALINLPIKLNEKKDYLITGLEYNRFDMGYSADLPFDKSELIRFHVLDLNLGFITKWNENWNLVTILTPRFASNFVSGTITDDFFMNATATFWKERADADKPYRIVLGLTYNSTTGLPVPLPLVNYYRKFHPNWSFTFGIPKSSIKHHINNRHSLEMALLLDGYFINLQNGIELENGQVASKISLTSLLGTLVYQYNISKRMSIFAMLGKTIVQEGMLRNDDQGKVYLLNDESNFYIRTGFKIGIF
- a CDS encoding mechanosensitive ion channel family protein codes for the protein MQEGAEDIKEIIKEDVWGTIKDFLDLGFHLGEGEKSIDLTIGLLLLLTVTLIATKFILKWLRNIFTRKMEQEDKQKFSSVFKFINYVIYLVAVLVTLSAAGVDITLIITASAALFVGLGLALQELFKDILGGIFIIVDKSLQVGDVVEVDGKVGKVFEIKLRTTRAITRDDKVLILPNHKFISDIVYNYTQNHKTTREKVSVGVAYGSDVDLVTKILEEVAHNQRQVLKNPKPFVLFEDFGDSALMFSVYFFTNDTFRDPRIKSEMRYKINAKFKESNISIPFPQRDIHIIQPKQ
- the dnaJ gene encoding molecular chaperone DnaJ is translated as MKEDYYEILGVSKGASAAEIKKAYRKKAIEYHPDKNPGDAKAEEMFKKSAEAYEVLGNPDKRAKYDQFGHAAFDGSGGFGGGGMNMDDIFSQFGDIFGGAFGGGGFSGFGGFGGGQRRTKGSNLRIRVKLTLEEVANGVEKKVKVRRKRQAEGVTYKTCPTCNGTGQITKITNTILGRMQTATTCTTCGGAGQTIDKKPAGADAQGLIVEEETVSIKIPPGVEDGMQLKVSGKGNDTPGNGIAGDLLVAIETLEHETLKREGDNLHYDLYISMPEAVLGSSKEIDAIGGKVRIKLESGIQSGKILRLRGKGINSLNGYGSGDLLVHVNVWTPKNINKEQKEFFERMQGDDNFAPSPEKSDKSFFEKVKDMFS
- a CDS encoding sigma-54-dependent transcriptional regulator, whose amino-acid sequence is MSKILVIEDESAIRRVLVKILAEESDDYNVVEAEDGKAGIDLIKKEDFDLVLCDIKMPKMDGVEVLEAAKKIKPEIPFIMISGHGDLDTAVNTMRLGAYDYISKPPDLNRLLTTVRNALDRKELVVENKVLKKKISKNYEMIGESNEIGSIKEMIEKVAPTDARVLITGSNGTGKELVAHWLHEKSPRSSSPFVEVNCAAIPSELIESELFGHVKGAFTSAVKDRAGKFEAANKGTIFLDEIGDMSLSAQAKVLRALQENKISRVGSDKDIKVDVRVLAATNKDLKKEIEEGKFREDLYHRLAVILIKVPALNDRRDDIPLLIEHFSNKIASEQGTGQKTFSKKAIDLLKSYDWTGNVRELRNVVERLIILGGKEVSEEDVKLFASK
- a CDS encoding PPK2 family polyphosphate kinase, which produces MKKIRTEEYRIKDTIKLSELATHEDFDLSDKELKEKLGEVRKDLGEFQDTLYAHGKYGVLVCLQGIDTAGKDSLIREVFKDFNARGVVVHSFKVPSAKEKKHDYIWRHYIALPERGKFSVFNRTHYENVLVTKVHPEYILGENLPNVQTVNDIDDEFWAKRYRQINDFERHIAENGTIIFKFFLHLSKEEQRQRLLRRLELKRKNWKFSPADLEERKLWDTYEACYEEALNKTAKEHAPWYVIPADNKKAARLIVATIMLEALKKYKDIREPELDDEIKANLEMFKQQLEKETP